Part of the Solwaraspora sp. WMMA2065 genome is shown below.
GGGACCAGGACGGTAGCCTCCGTCGACCAGTGGCGTCCCCGGTTTCCGTCGAGTCGACGGTGCCGGGCCGTCGTACGGCCGCGTTGGTGTTGTCCGTGCCGTTCGCGGCGCAGGTATTCGAGTCGCCTGGACGCCGTGGACCGGCCGGAGCGCCAGTCGAGCCAGCGCAGCCACCAGTCACGTACCATCTCGGTGATCATCTTTTATCTCCTTGATCAATTGCTATGTCGACTGCTGTTTGGCCAGTCGGTAGAGTCCGTCGCGTTGCACGAATATCTCCCGCCGCTCGGCTGCGTACCCGCGTTCGTCTATGACGTAGCCGGTGAGCCAGACCCAGCCGTCGTAGGTCGGTTTCCGGTCCACCGAGATCACGCGAAATCGAATTCTCCGGTCGCCGGCGAACTGCATGCTCGCTTCCTGGCCGATCAACAGCACGTCCCCTGGTTTCGGCTCCGGCGTCCGCAGCAGCCGGCTACCCATCGGGCCTTCCATCGCCGCGTGGCCGTTGGACACCGTCGGCGCCCCGCTCCATCGGCCAGGTCGCACGCCCGCAGCTGGGGCACCATCTGGATTTCACTTTGAACGACCACAGCCCGGCGCAGAAGCCGAGCAGCGCCGCCCCGACGAGCGCCCCCACCTCCACCGTCGACCCCCTCACTCATCGAATCAATCTCTTGTCGTGATCCACCCTGGACTCCTGCCCGAACATAGGGCAATATGAAAATCGCAGAGGTAAAGATGAGCCCGAGTTATTGGAGGTTATAAACATGACTGAACTGCCTGTAGAGCTTCGGCGGCTCCGGCTTTCCCAGCGCATGAACCAGACCCAGCTGGCCAAAGCGGTAGGCGTGTCGAAGTCGCTCATCGCCAGCTTCGAGACCGGCCGGCTGGTGCCCAAGGAGGACACCGCGAAGGATCTCGACAAGTTACTGAACTCCGGTGACCAGCTTCAGTAGCTGTCGAGAGAGGGCAGAGAGGACCGCCAACCTTGGCTGCGCTCCTGGGTCGACCACGAGCGACGCGCGGTGCTGCTGCGGGCCTGGGAGCCGACCCTGGTTCCTGGGCTGCTGCAGACCGAGGCGTACATGCGGCAGGTCTTCGCTGCCGTGCCGTCCAACCGGGTCCGGTTCGAGGAGGTGATCGCGACCCGTCAAACGCGGCAGCGCGCGGTGCTGGACCGCGATCCCCCGGTGGAGTTGGTGGCCCTGGTCGAGGAGACCGCGTTGCGTCGTGGTCCGCGCGAGGTGATGAAGGACCAGCTTGCCCACCTGGTCGACCTCGGGCACCGGCCGAACATCCGAATCCGTGCGGTCCCCGAGTCGGCCGGCCTCCACGCTGGCCTCGGTGGCCCGCTGGCGTTGGCCACCATGAGCGACGGGAGGCGGGTCGGCTATCTGGACGATCTGCTGCGTGGACGCGTCGCCACCACCGCTGGTGACGTACTCGAACTGGAACTAGTCTGGGAGGCAGTCAACGAGTTGGCGCTGTCCGCCGACCAGACCCGAGACCTGATGTTAAGGATGATCCAGTGATCAATGAACCAGCATGGCGGAAGTCGTCGCGGTCGAACGGTTCATCCGGCAACTGCGTCGAGGTGGCCGACAACCTGCCCGGCCGGGTGCTGGTCCGGGACACCAAGGACCGCGACGGCGGCACCCTGGCCTTCGGCCCGTCCGCCTGGCGCTCCTTCGTCGAGCTGGCCAAGCACCACCACTGACCAGCCGCGCCTACCACTCCTCCGCCGACAATATCGAGAAGCGCCGGCCCTGGTCTCAGGGGATGGAGCCGTCCCGTACGCCCGCCGGACCGCTGGCGTAGCGTGACCGCAAATCGCGCATCTCGGTCTATCGAGTCTCGGTCCCGAGTCTCGGTGCGCCGTCGAGTGGAGGGCTCAGGCACGTTATTCGCGCGAGTAACGTGCCTGAGCCCTCCACTCGAAGCAGCGTCGCCGATCGCGGGCGTCCGGATCTGAACCTGCCACCACGCGCTGCTCCGGCGGTCGACGGTGCCGGGGCGGTACAGCGAGATCCGCTCACGCCGCGAACCGATCGTCCCAACGGGTGATGGCGGTGCCAGCTGCCGGCTCCGGACGCGCCGAGATCAGCACAGCTGATCATCCCGATGTTCGTACAGGTGCCCCGCTGGCAATCGTTTGCGCGACCCGACCACAGCCCACGCCGATGGTGATGTCGTTTCTCGCTGCCGACCACCAAACCGCGATGCGCAACTCGGCGCGACGTCTTCGCGTTGAGGTTAGGTAAGCCGGTTCATGGCAGCCCGGATCTTCAGCCATGACGGGTCGCTGTCTGATGCGTCGGTGACCGTTTGCAGATCGCTGGGCTGCCAGATCCGGTTTCCATCGGTGAGGTCAAGTTGGTTCATGTCGATGACCGAAGCCTCAGAGGTGCCGGCAAGGAACTCGGTTACTGCGGCGGTTGATGCCTCGGCTGGGCCGGCCCGTCCCCCCGACAGCACCAGAAGCGTGCCGTCGCGGCCGGCAACGATCAACTCGCCTGTAGCGGCGGCCGCCAGGGCCGTCACCATCGACCCGGGCAGCGCATCAAACTCGGCCGCCCGTTTCCCGTCGATCTCGAACTCGATGACGGCACCCTCCGGCGTACCGATCCAGAGAACACCCGGAGCTGGCCCGAACGCGACGTTGTGGCGCGACCAGGCGCGCATATTGTCCACCCGCTCCTGCGGGTACGGGTACTCCGGACTTGGGTCCCCGAGTGTCAGGCCGAGAACGCGACGCAGCGAAGGAAACTCGAACACCTCCAGCGATTCTTCGTAGGCGTTGCCCCGCACTACGAAATACCGCCCATCCGGGCTGAAGATAGGTGTCTCGTATCCGTCGCAGTCGAGGACCAACACCCGCCGCAATGGCCGCAGCACCGGCTCATCCCGAGAGAAGAGCACCAGCGTGGCACCCTGCTCGCTTTGTAGAGTGGCTAAGAGGCCACCGCCCGGATACGCCGCGACTCCGGTGTCCCAGCGCGGGCCGACTGCGGTTGCGCCGGAGGCGAGGTCGAGCGCGATGGAGGACTCCCAGCCGTTCTCTCCGCCGCTGGGCGACAACCAGAGCGTCTGACCGTCCGGACCGAATGCCACTTCCCGTTGGTACTCAGTCGGCGGAACGCCATCGATTGTGGTGATGCCCAAAGGAGTCCAGCAGGCCGTACTGTTACCGTCCGCTACGATCAGCTGCGGCTCGTCCGGATGCCAGGCGGCGGAGGGTGTCCGCTTGCGCCGGGCATAGTCGGGGGCGTCGTAGACGGCCGAATCTGCACCGACACCGCCAACCTCGCGCAACTGCCCGACCGTGTACTCCCAGATCCGGATCGCCGGGCGTTCGGTCTCCCAACCGGCTATCAACGGCAGCCTGGGATGGCAGAGCAACCGTTCGAGCGTGGTTACGGACCGCATCTGCGCCAAGATTTCCACCGGCGCATCGTACCGGTGAGAATCGCTCATGGACGGGCTACCGGGCCAGCGGATATGACCTTGAACTCGCCGACCTGCCGCTGCTGTCTGGATCTGCTGCGGATCGGGCGTTCAGGGGATCCGAGGGGGTAGACGGCGTCCGTGCTGCTGATCAGTTCGTCCAGCGGCCACCAGCGGTGTCCGACGTGGTGTCGGCCCAGCCGAGATCGGCGTACCCGGAGCGCTTCGGGTGCGTCGAGCGCAGGCGGGTCCAGCTACACCGTTACCGGGAACTGTGGTAGACGACGCCATCGAGTTCGTCGTCGGCGTAGGCGGCCGAGTTGGTGAGGTGTCCATCGTACGGTCCCACCTTGGTCACTGTGACACCGTCGCGGAACACGATCTGCAGGCCGTGCTCAGGTTCCCAGGCACACTCGCCCCCGATCGAGACATAGACGCGGCGATCGTCGTAGGGGTCGCGCACGACGATCGGCTCGTTGCCAAGCTGGACATGGGCCAGGACCTCGTCGGGGCCGCTGATCTCAACGTGCCACTCGTCGTCGCCGGCGGCCAGGAGGTCATCCGCGACATCGCGGTAGTAGGCGTAGATCGATGGCGCAGCCACCGCCAACGCCGATCGGTCAAGCGCGAGGAAGTTGCGAATCGCGGCGTGGAAGTCCTCCTGCGCCGGGTCGTCGTCGTAGCCGTCGACCCGGATGCGGCAAGACCCACCGCCCAACACCGGCACCGGTATCGGCGCACTGCGATACCAGCCCGGCTCGGCGGTCTTCGTCACCGTACCGAGATGGGGAATCTGCACACCACCACCGTAGTCCTCGCGGTGAGGCAGCCTCTGATGAAGCATCCGCATCTGCCGCCGTCGGGCGTCACACCGAGTCACAGGCGGCAATCGAGGCACGACCTTGCCGATGGTGTCGAGTCGTCGCAGGACGACGACGGCCACCTCCGCGAACGGTTTGCGGACGTGCCCCTCCCCGCGGCCCCCTCCGCGGCCGACAAGGCGACCCTGGTCGATGAACTGGCCACCACCTTGCGAGGCAGGACGGCACGACCCGTGCTCCGGGTCAAGCTCGGGCGGCGGCCGATAGGTCCAGGCCGAGCTCAGGCGGGAGATTGTCGGTACGCGATGCTCTGCTCTTCTCGGCCTTCCGTCAGGGTACGGACTCATGCGGCAAGCCAAACTTGTCATTGACAAGATGTCCGCCCTGGACGATATCTTGTCAGTGACAAGTCATGGAGGTACACGATGGCTCCCCTGATCGCCCTCATCGGCG
Proteins encoded:
- a CDS encoding helix-turn-helix transcriptional regulator, which gives rise to MTELPVELRRLRLSQRMNQTQLAKAVGVSKSLIASFETGRLVPKEDTAKDLDKLLNSGDQLQ
- a CDS encoding DUF5753 domain-containing protein; the protein is MRSWVDHERRAVLLRAWEPTLVPGLLQTEAYMRQVFAAVPSNRVRFEEVIATRQTRQRAVLDRDPPVELVALVEETALRRGPREVMKDQLAHLVDLGHRPNIRIRAVPESAGLHAGLGGPLALATMSDGRRVGYLDDLLRGRVATTAGDVLELELVWEAVNELALSADQTRDLMLRMIQ
- a CDS encoding DUF397 domain-containing protein, producing MNEPAWRKSSRSNGSSGNCVEVADNLPGRVLVRDTKDRDGGTLAFGPSAWRSFVELAKHHH